A DNA window from Arachis hypogaea cultivar Tifrunner chromosome 18, arahy.Tifrunner.gnm2.J5K5, whole genome shotgun sequence contains the following coding sequences:
- the LOC112772006 gene encoding mitochondrial-processing peptidase subunit alpha-like: MYRLAASRLSHLKGHGRTLGATRLAASSAAATKPASGGLFSWLGGSFSSLPPLDTPLAGVALPDPLPDRVEPSKTKITTLPNGLKIASETSSNPAASIGLYLDCDSLYETPMSSGASHLLERMAFKSTANRSHFRIVREVEAIGGTVGASASREQMGYTFDALKTYVPQMIELLVDCVRNPAFLDWEVNEEVFLSDLVKPSISAELGELSNNPQGLLLEAIHSAGHSGALANPLLAPESALNRLDGSILEEFVSENYTASRMVLAASGIEHEELLSVAEPLLSDLPSVAHLGEPKSVYVGGDFRCQGDSGGAHVAIAFEVPGGWQQEKDAIILTVLQMLMGGGGSFSAGGPGKGMHSRLCTFCLCLLVLNLLK; the protein is encoded by the exons ATGTATAGACTTGCAGCTTCACGTCTCTCCCATCTCAAG GGGCATGGCAGAACCTTGGGAGCCACTAGGCTTGCAGCATCAAGCGCAGCAGCTACAAAACCTGCATCAGGAGGTTTGTTTAGTTGGCTTGGTGGGAGTTTTAGTTCTCTTCCACCTCTGGACACACCACTTGCTGGTGTTGCCCTCCCTGATCCACTGCCTGATCGTGTTGAACCAAGCAAGACCAAGATCACTACTCTCCCCAATGGTCTCAAGATAGCATCAGAGACATCATCA AACCCTGCGGCCTCAATAGGGTTGTATCTCGACTGTGATTCGCTATATGAGACTCCAATGTCAAGTGGGGCATCACACTTGCTGGAGCGAATGGCTTTCAAGAGCACAGCAAACCGGAGTCATTTCCGTATCGTGAGGGAAGTGGAAGCAATTGGTGGTACTGTAGGAGCTTCGGCCTCTCGAGAGCAAATGGGCTACACATTCGATGCTTTAAAAACCTATGTTCCACAAATGATTGAATTGCTAGTTGATTGTGTAAGAAACCCAGCCTTCTTGGATTGGGAAGTCAATGAAGAGGTAT TTCTCTCTGATCTTGTTAAACCTTCCATTAGTGCAGAGCTTGGAGAACTTTCAAACAATCCCCAGGGCTTACTTTTGGAGGCAATACACTCGGCTGGTCATTCAGGTGCACTGGCTAATCCACTTTTGGCTCCTGAATCAGCACTAAACAGATTAGATGGGTCGATTTTGGAAGAATTTGTTTCT GAGAACTATACTGCGTCGAGGATGGTACTTGCAGCATCCGGGATTGAACATGAAGAACTATTATCTGTTGCTGAGCCACTTCTCTCTGATCTACCTAGTGTTGCCCACCTTGGAGAACCAAAATCTGTCTATGTTGGTGGCGATTTTCGTTGTCAAGGTGATTCAGGG GGTGCACATGTAGCTATTGCTTTTGAAGTTCCTGGTGGTTGGCAACAAGAGAAAGACGCTATTATTTTGACTGTTTTACAG ATGCTTATGGGAGGTGGTGGATCCTTCTCAGCAGGGGGCCCTGGAAAAGGGATGCACTCAAGGCTATGTACATTTTGCCTTTGTCTTCTAGTTTTGAACTTATTAAAATGA
- the LOC112772008 gene encoding plastidic ATP/ADP-transporter — translation MEAVLQTRGLLSLPTNPRNRLLQTPQNIKHRFFTPKPKIVGGFSPLTATPIPKQLNGFALKANTFGQKGKNLFVCRAEAAASADGQPLFAESTESENKPKILGVEVATLKKIIPLGMMFFCILFNYTILRDTKDVLVVTARGSSAEIIPFLKTWVNLPMAVGFMLLYTKLANVLSKQALFYSVILPFIAFFGAFGFVLYPLSNYIHPEAFADKLLNILGPRFLGPLAIMRIWSFCLFYVMAELWGSVVISVLFWGFANQITTVDEAKRFYPLFGLGANVALVFSGRTVKYFSNLRQNLGPGVDGWAISLKAMMSIVVGMGFAICFLYWWVNNYVPLPERSKKKKEKPKMGTMESIKFLVSSKYIRDLATLVVAYGISINLVEVTWKSKLKAQFPSPNEYSSFMGDFSTATGIATFTMMLVSQFIFDRYGWGVAAKITPTVLLLTGVAFFSLILFGGPVAPVIAKFGMTPLLAAVYVGALQNIFSKSAKYSLFDPCKEMAYIPLDEDTKVKGKAAIDVVCNPLGKSGGALIQQFMILSFGSLANSTPYLGGVLLVIVLAWLAAAKSLDTQFTALRREEELEKEMERAAAVKIPVVADNEGGNGSLPSISPLNPVGGGDTSSSPSTPRSL, via the exons atggAGGCTGTTCTTCAGACCAGAGGGCTTCTCTCCCTTCCTACAAACCCCAGGAACAGGCTCCTACAAACACCCCAGAACATAAAGCATCGATTTTTCACTCCCAAGCCCAAAATCGTTGGTGGGTTTTCTCCCCTCACAGCTACACCAATCCCAAAACAACTCAATGGATTTGCCTTAAAAGCCAACACCTTTGGCCAAAAGGGCAAGAATTTGTTCGTATGCAGGGCGGAAGCTGCAGCTTCAGCTGATGGGCAGCCACTGTTTGCTGAAAGTACTGAATCAGAGAACAAGCCAAAGATTTTGGGTGTTGAAGTTGCCACCTTGAAGAAGATTATACCATTGGGGATGATGTTCTTTTGCATCCTTTTCAATTACACAATCCTCAGGGACACGAAGGATGTTCTTGTTGTCACTGCTAGAGGTAGCAGTGCAGAGATTATACCCTTTCTGAAGACATGGGTGAACCTTCCCATGGCCGTTGGATTCATGTTGCTGTATACTAAGTTGGCTAATGTTTTGTCAAAACAAGCACTCTTTTATTCTGTTATTCTTCCatttattgcattctttggtgcctTTGGTTTTGTCCTGTACCCTCTCAGCAACTACATCCACCCTGAGGCATTTGCGGACAAGCTTCTCAACATCCTTGGACCAAGGTTTCTTGGCCCCCTTGCAATTATGAGAATATGGAGTTTCTGTTTGTTCTATGTCATGGCTGAATTGTGGGGGAGTGTGGTCATTTCCGTGCTCTTTTGGGGTTTTGCCAATCAG ATAACTACAGTTGACGAAGCGAAACGATTCTATCCACTATTTGGGCTAGGGGCCAATGTAGCCCTCGTGTTCTCTGGCCGGACAGTGAAATACTTCTCTAATCTGAGGCAAAATTTAGGTCCTGGAGTTGATGGTTGGGCCATCTCTCTAAAAGCAATGATGAGCATAGTTGTTGGTATGGGATTTGCTATCTGCTTCTTGTATTGGTGGGTGAATAACTATGTTCCTCTTCCTGAACGgagcaagaagaagaag gaaaagccaaaaaTGGGAACAATGGAGAGCATAAAATTCTTGGTGTCTTCAAAATACATAAGAGATCTGGCCACTTTGGTGGTTGCATACGGAATTAGCATTAACCTTGTTGAGGTTACATGGAAATCAAAGCTCAAAGCTCAG TTTCCTAGCCCGAACGAGTACTCATCATTTATGGGTGACTTCTCAACCGCAACTGGAATTGCCACATTCACAATGATGCTTGTGAGCCAATTTATATTTGACAGGTACGGATGGGGAGTTGCCGCCAAGATCACCCCTACTGTCCTGCTTTTGACAGGAGTTGCTTTCTTCTCTCTTATTTTATTCGGAGGCCCGGTTGCACCTGTTATTGCGAAGTTTGGAATGACTCCACTGCTAGCTGCTGTATACGTCGGTGCATTGCAAAACATATTCAGCAAGAGTGCTAAGTACAGTTTATTCGATCCATGCAAAGAAATGGCCTACATTCCATTGGATGAGGATACCAAG GTCAAAGGAAAGGCAGCCATTGATGTTGTATGCAACCCCTTGGGGAAGTCCGGAGGCGCTCTTATTCAGCAGTTTATGATATTGAGTTTTGGCTCGTTGGCGAATTCAACCCCATACCTTGGAGGAGTGCTTCTGGTGATTGTTCTTGCATGGTTAGCAGCAGCCAAATCCTTGGACACCCAATTCACTGCGCTTCGCCGAGAAGAAGAGCTCGAGAAAGAGATGGAAAGAGCAGCTGCAGTTAAGATACCAGTGGTGGCCGACAATGAGGGTGGGAATGGCTCTCTTCCAAGCATTTCGCCATTGAATCCGGTTGGCGGTGGTGACACCTCAAGCAGTCCTTCAACCCCTCGCAGCCTTTAA
- the LOC112772009 gene encoding root phototropism protein 3 isoform X2 gives MVSSTTETKTRANKFLNTAVMMNNDNHSCHQHHEEEEEEEETHCWFDGACILDMDYFVKTLSGIKQKGVRSDLIGSIITHYASKWLPDLSSSTDIFSDNKDRLTSPESVTASWLKKRFFVETLVGVLPPEKDSIPCNFLLRLLRTANMVGVEGSYRLELEKRISWQLDQASLKELMIPSFSHTCGTLLDVEIVIRLVKRFVCLDHEGVKSGAALIKVAKLIDSYLAEVALDANLTLSEFVSLAGALPTHARATDDGLYRAIDTYLKAHPSVSKQERKGLCRLIDSRKLTPEASLHAAQNERLPVRAVIQVLFSEQTKLNRHLDWSSGSFSGLRSPCNGSLDTPLRCLSKREMSAQQMEIRKLKEEVYRLQNQCNAMQVQLERMVEKKKGLFFKLKKFGIGNRSSSIVGEVEKIMEQESGRFGRETPMDLKSGVLGVMTPHKWRKSTS, from the exons ATG GTTTCTTCAACCACTGAGACAAAAACCAGAGCCAACAAGTTCCTTAACACTGCAGTAATGATGAACAATGACAACCATTCCTGCCACcaacatcatgaagaagaagaagaagaagaagaaacgcaTTGCTGGTTTGATGGTGCATGCATTCTGGACATGGACTACTTCGTGAAGACCCTCTCAGGAATCAAGCAAAAGGGTGTTCGTTCTGATTTGATAGGATCAATCATAACTCATTATGCTTCCAAATGGCTCCCTGACCTTTCTTCTTCAACTGACATCTTTTCTGATAACAAGGATCGTCTTACATCACCAGAGAGTGTCACAGCTTCATGGCTAAAGAAGAGGTTCTTTGTTGAAACCTTG GTTGGTGTTCTTCCACCAGAGAAAGATTCCATTCCATGCAACTTCCTCCTTAGGCTCCTAAGAACAGCTAACATGGTTGGGGTTGAGGGAAGTTACAGGTTAGAGCTTGAGAAGCGGATTTCATGGCAGCTAGACCAGGCTTCATTGAAGGAGCTTATGATACCTTCGTTTAGCCACACTTGTGGGACActgcttgatgttgaaattgtgaTAAGGTTGGTGAAGAGGTTCGTGTGCTTGGACCATGAAGGTGTTAAGAGTGGTGCTGCTTTGATTAAGGTGGCTAAGCTGATTGATTCCTACCTTGCTGAGGTTGCTTTAGATGCTAATCTCACCTTGTCTGAGTTTGTTTCACTCGCTGGAGCTCTTCCAACTCATGCAAGAGCCACTGATGATGGCTTGTACAGAGCCATTGATACTTATCTCAAA GCACATCCAAGTGTGTCAAAGCAAGAAAGGAAGGGTCTGTGTAGGCTTATTGATAGCAGAAAACTCACACCAGAGGCCTCACTTCATGCAGCTCAAAATGAACGGTTACCTGTGAGAGCTGTTATTCAAGTTCTCTTCTCTGAACAAACTAAGCTAAACCGCCATTTGGACTGGAGTAGTGGCTCCTTCAGTGGCCTCAGGAGCCCCTGCAATGGCAGCTTAGACACGCCTTTACGGTGCCTGTCAAAGCGCGAAATGAGTGCTCAGCAGATGGAGATAAGGAAGCTGAAAGAAGAGGTTTATAGGCTGCAAAACCAGTGCAATGCAATGCAAGTGCAGCTGGAGAGAATGGTGGAGAAGAAGAAAGGTTTGTTCTTCAAGTTGAAGAAGTTTGGTATTGGTAATAGAAGCAGCAGCATTGTGGGAGAGGTAGAGAAGATTATGGAACAAGAGAGTGGCAGGTTTGGAAGGGAAACGCCAATGGACTTAAAAAGTGGTGTGTTAGGTGTTATGACTCCTCACAAGTGGAGGAAATCTACCTCCTGA
- the LOC112772009 gene encoding root phototropism protein 3 isoform X1, whose amino-acid sequence MDYNNYKVSSTTETKTRANKFLNTAVMMNNDNHSCHQHHEEEEEEEETHCWFDGACILDMDYFVKTLSGIKQKGVRSDLIGSIITHYASKWLPDLSSSTDIFSDNKDRLTSPESVTASWLKKRFFVETLVGVLPPEKDSIPCNFLLRLLRTANMVGVEGSYRLELEKRISWQLDQASLKELMIPSFSHTCGTLLDVEIVIRLVKRFVCLDHEGVKSGAALIKVAKLIDSYLAEVALDANLTLSEFVSLAGALPTHARATDDGLYRAIDTYLKAHPSVSKQERKGLCRLIDSRKLTPEASLHAAQNERLPVRAVIQVLFSEQTKLNRHLDWSSGSFSGLRSPCNGSLDTPLRCLSKREMSAQQMEIRKLKEEVYRLQNQCNAMQVQLERMVEKKKGLFFKLKKFGIGNRSSSIVGEVEKIMEQESGRFGRETPMDLKSGVLGVMTPHKWRKSTS is encoded by the exons ATGGACTATAATAACTATAAGGTTTCTTCAACCACTGAGACAAAAACCAGAGCCAACAAGTTCCTTAACACTGCAGTAATGATGAACAATGACAACCATTCCTGCCACcaacatcatgaagaagaagaagaagaagaagaaacgcaTTGCTGGTTTGATGGTGCATGCATTCTGGACATGGACTACTTCGTGAAGACCCTCTCAGGAATCAAGCAAAAGGGTGTTCGTTCTGATTTGATAGGATCAATCATAACTCATTATGCTTCCAAATGGCTCCCTGACCTTTCTTCTTCAACTGACATCTTTTCTGATAACAAGGATCGTCTTACATCACCAGAGAGTGTCACAGCTTCATGGCTAAAGAAGAGGTTCTTTGTTGAAACCTTG GTTGGTGTTCTTCCACCAGAGAAAGATTCCATTCCATGCAACTTCCTCCTTAGGCTCCTAAGAACAGCTAACATGGTTGGGGTTGAGGGAAGTTACAGGTTAGAGCTTGAGAAGCGGATTTCATGGCAGCTAGACCAGGCTTCATTGAAGGAGCTTATGATACCTTCGTTTAGCCACACTTGTGGGACActgcttgatgttgaaattgtgaTAAGGTTGGTGAAGAGGTTCGTGTGCTTGGACCATGAAGGTGTTAAGAGTGGTGCTGCTTTGATTAAGGTGGCTAAGCTGATTGATTCCTACCTTGCTGAGGTTGCTTTAGATGCTAATCTCACCTTGTCTGAGTTTGTTTCACTCGCTGGAGCTCTTCCAACTCATGCAAGAGCCACTGATGATGGCTTGTACAGAGCCATTGATACTTATCTCAAA GCACATCCAAGTGTGTCAAAGCAAGAAAGGAAGGGTCTGTGTAGGCTTATTGATAGCAGAAAACTCACACCAGAGGCCTCACTTCATGCAGCTCAAAATGAACGGTTACCTGTGAGAGCTGTTATTCAAGTTCTCTTCTCTGAACAAACTAAGCTAAACCGCCATTTGGACTGGAGTAGTGGCTCCTTCAGTGGCCTCAGGAGCCCCTGCAATGGCAGCTTAGACACGCCTTTACGGTGCCTGTCAAAGCGCGAAATGAGTGCTCAGCAGATGGAGATAAGGAAGCTGAAAGAAGAGGTTTATAGGCTGCAAAACCAGTGCAATGCAATGCAAGTGCAGCTGGAGAGAATGGTGGAGAAGAAGAAAGGTTTGTTCTTCAAGTTGAAGAAGTTTGGTATTGGTAATAGAAGCAGCAGCATTGTGGGAGAGGTAGAGAAGATTATGGAACAAGAGAGTGGCAGGTTTGGAAGGGAAACGCCAATGGACTTAAAAAGTGGTGTGTTAGGTGTTATGACTCCTCACAAGTGGAGGAAATCTACCTCCTGA
- the LOC112772007 gene encoding uncharacterized protein, with translation MAEDYGFTQEEMAVTENLGYPKAYAKLCRDRGFTPYRHGPPFTFIPHALHEDDAERASKLDQMFPIMDLKAKPTTKPKIFVSILWKQLSHLGNAGFDPAVIRVDGYGNVLYYHADSASPLAWDIDHWFPCSRGGLTVLSNLRILQRQVCKRKKNKLEFLVPWWDFQLGISVNQFLSIFASSNSDFRHRAFSFLFSEGENHELNASQIVDSHSFPQHFIGLKEKVGLAPAAIVESRREPFDVLALRNLDYNNKKARPMSQAIVSSRKVNANLLKENEDPEFVKNPYQAIVMARDSLKQREEATKMQTEIQKLDNEVDELKLKNEEEKLVIEDLEMTLIKRRRKAEKCRRLAEAQSSYRSMLEKMIRDTMHQSVLYKEQVRLNQAATNALMARLEAQRGICDAAERELHKKFRQKEEIENQIRSTWDQGRKRSRIDDTNFEGRRDSNQALYLPGIRPRTPLHKELRLFLEEEQRTSEAGLSANEEQKQEVKEEEARIGKEKLEEHAGSVAELDGEDSIENGVKNLEINECKSRVYEIETEEEDEEIRRQRGKGNVEKWLQMLLEKSPEAPDPEPYETNEDAHGGTQDIIIQKLNQVFPQLDLKISKVSDSDDNEKQLQLPQDRTEWEAGRSMATGNKNYSEETCIGSEGNRTPNFDKVMESKEQKKGKRLVRSESAGTLRRIPSSPLLLGMKKGVECIRKKSFKW, from the exons ATGGCAGAAGATTATGGATTCACACAAGAGGAAATGGCTGTGACTGAGAACCTTGGGTACCCAAAAGCGTATGCTAAACTCTGCAGGGATCGTGGTTTCACTCCCTACCGCCATGGCCCTCCCTTCACTTTCATTCCTCATGCTTTGCATGAAGACGAC gcTGAAAGAGCAAGTAAATTAGATCAAATGTTTCCGATTATGGATCTGAAAGCTAAGCCAACCACGAAGCCAAAAATCTTCGTCAGCATATTGTGGAAGCAGCTTAGCCATCTTGG GAATGCTGGTTTTGACCCTGCCGTAATTCGAGTAGATGGTTATGGCAATGTGCTGTATTATCATGCTGACTCAGCCTCTCCTCTTGCCTGGGACATTGATCACTGGTTTCCTTGTTCaa GGGGAGGTTTGACAGTGTTGAGCAATCTAAGGATATTGCAGAGGCAAGTctgtaagaggaagaagaataagCTGGAATTCTTAGTCCCATGGTGGGATTTCCAATTGGGTATCTCTGTAAACCAATTCCTCTCCATTTTTGCCTCTTCAAATTCAGACTTTAG GCACAGGGCATTttcatttttgttctctgaagGAGAAAACCATGAACTGAATGCTTCACAAATAGTGGATTCCCATTCTTTTCCACAGCACTTCATTGGGCTCAAAGAAAAAGTTGGCCTTGCTCCAGCTGCAATTGTAGAATCTCGAAGGGAACCTTTCGATGTATTGGCTTTAAGAAATCTAGATTATAATAACAAGAAGGCAAGGCCTATGTCTCAAGCAATAG TATCTTCGAGAAAAGTAAATGCCAATCTACTGAAAGAAAATGAAGACCCGGAATTTGTTAAGAACCCCTACCAAGCCATTGTCATGGCAAGAGATTCTCTGAAGCAAAGAGAAGAAGCTACTAAAATGCAGACAGAGATACAGAAACTAGATAATGAAGTGGATGAACTGAAGCTCAAAAATGAGGAAGAGAAGCTTGTTATTGAAGACCTGGAAATGACACTCATAAAACGAAGGAGGAAGGCAGAAAAATGCAGACGGTTAGCGGAAGCTCAATCTTCTTATAGGAGCATGTTAGAGAAGATGATTAGAGATACCATGCACCA GAGTGTCTTGTACAAGGAACAAGTAAGACTGAACCAGGCTGCAACTAATGCACTAATGGCTAGACTTGAAGCTCAGAGGGGGATTTGTGATGCTGCAGAGAGAGAGCTTCATAAGAAGTTTAGACAAAAAGAAGAGATAGAGAATCAGATAAGATCTACATGGGATCAAGGAAGGAAGAGGTCCAGAATAGACGATACCAACTTTGAAGGAAGAAGAGATAGTAATCAAGCTCTCTATTTGCCTGGGATCAGGCCAAGAACACCATTGCACAAGGAGCTCAGACTGTTCTTGGAAGAGGAACAAAGGACATCTGAAGCTGGCTTATCCGCAAATGAAGAACAAAAGCAAGAAGTAAAAGAAGAGGAAGCAAGAATCGGAAAAGAGAAGCTGGAGGAGCATGCCGGATCAGTTGCTGAATTGGATGGAGAAGACTCAATTGAGAATGGAGTTAAGAATCTCGAAATCAATGAATGCAAGAGCAGAGTCTATGAAATTGAAACTGAGGAAGAAGATGAGGAAATCAGGAGGCAGCGTGGGAAAGGAAACGTTGAGAAGTGGCTTCAAATGCTTTTAGAGAAGAGTCCAGAAGCACCGGATCCGGAACCATACGAGACAAATGAAGATGCTCATGGTGGAACTCAAGATATAATAATCCAAAAGTTGAACCAGGTTTTCCCACAACTGGACTTGAAGATCTCCAAGGTTTCAGATTCTGATGACAATGAGAAGCAGCTTCAACTTCCTCAGGATAGAACAGAATGGGAAGCTGGAAGATCTATGGCAACGGGAAACAAAAATTACTCTGAAGAAACTTGCATAGGTAGTGAAGGAAATAGAACTCCCAACTTTGATAAGGTGATGGAAAGTAAGGAACAGAAGAAGGGAAAAAGGCTCGTTAGATCAGAGAGTGCTGGCACCTTGAGGCGAATCCCATCATCACCATTGCTTCTTGGGATGAAAAAAGGTGTCGAATGCATTCGGAAGAAGTCCTTTAagtggtga